A region from the Caldicellulosiruptor naganoensis genome encodes:
- a CDS encoding alpha-amylase family glycosyl hydrolase, translated as MKRILRYILIFAIVFAVGLSSFLAGLSNSQSPVQTKKGGLIFYEVFVRSFYDSNGDGIGDINGLAEKLPYIKSLGVNAIWLMPVFESPSYHGYDVTNYYKVNPDYGTNEDFVNFIKKAHKIGIKVIIDMMINHTSSKHPWFIEASSNKNSKYRNYYIWATPNTNLDEPSDLGTRQWYKKCDSYYNAIFWSEMPDLNFDNKAVREEMKKIAKFWLEKGVDGFRLDAAKHIYPLSREKDTLAWWEEYAKFCRSIKKDVYLVAEVWDSPQRIAQYAKIFDSCFNFTVAQNIIEGVKYENTQTLQNNLSSIYNLYKNVNPQFVDAPFLTNHDMNRAYSEIGSNSKMKLAAALLLTLPGNPFIYYGEEIGMKGQKTDEYIREPFKWYETWKKGQTNWEMSLYNSGPDVASVEKQEKAKNSLLNFYRDMIGFRKKNLPLLKGDFQLIKTSADTLCFARVYNNQKIVLIFNFTGKELSKTITLPSNIKLAGKIVKGSGKILSLKNGKLAFSIKPYSFIILN; from the coding sequence ATGAAGAGAATCTTAAGGTACATACTCATATTTGCTATCGTTTTCGCAGTTGGACTTAGTTCATTTTTGGCAGGTCTTTCTAATTCTCAAAGTCCAGTTCAAACTAAAAAAGGCGGTTTGATTTTCTACGAAGTTTTTGTCAGGTCATTTTATGATAGCAATGGTGATGGCATAGGGGACATAAATGGTCTGGCTGAAAAACTGCCATATATCAAATCCTTAGGTGTAAATGCCATCTGGCTTATGCCAGTATTTGAATCTCCAAGCTATCACGGATATGATGTGACTAACTATTACAAAGTCAATCCCGACTATGGTACAAATGAAGATTTCGTCAACTTCATAAAAAAGGCTCACAAGATAGGTATCAAAGTAATTATAGATATGATGATAAATCACACAAGTAGCAAACACCCTTGGTTTATAGAGGCATCAAGCAATAAAAATAGCAAGTACAGAAACTATTATATCTGGGCAACACCAAACACAAACCTCGATGAACCATCAGACCTTGGCACAAGACAATGGTATAAAAAGTGTGATAGTTATTACAATGCTATATTTTGGTCTGAGATGCCAGACCTCAATTTTGACAATAAAGCTGTGAGAGAAGAGATGAAGAAAATTGCCAAGTTCTGGTTAGAAAAAGGAGTAGATGGATTTAGGCTTGACGCCGCAAAGCATATTTATCCTTTGAGCAGAGAAAAAGATACTCTTGCGTGGTGGGAAGAATATGCAAAATTCTGCCGAAGTATTAAAAAAGATGTGTACCTTGTTGCAGAAGTGTGGGACAGCCCTCAAAGAATAGCGCAATATGCAAAGATTTTTGATTCTTGTTTTAACTTTACTGTGGCTCAAAACATCATTGAAGGAGTAAAATATGAAAATACTCAAACTTTGCAAAATAATCTCTCTTCAATATACAATCTCTACAAAAATGTCAATCCTCAATTTGTTGATGCACCATTTTTGACAAACCATGATATGAACAGAGCTTATTCTGAAATTGGGTCAAACAGCAAAATGAAATTAGCTGCAGCATTATTATTGACACTGCCTGGCAATCCTTTCATCTACTATGGTGAAGAAATTGGCATGAAAGGACAAAAAACAGATGAATATATTAGAGAGCCATTCAAATGGTATGAGACATGGAAAAAAGGACAGACAAACTGGGAGATGAGCCTTTACAATAGCGGCCCTGATGTTGCTTCAGTTGAAAAACAAGAAAAAGCCAAAAATTCTCTGCTCAATTTCTACAGAGACATGATTGGTTTCCGAAAAAAGAACTTACCATTACTAAAAGGAGACTTCCAGTTAATTAAAACCTCTGCTGATACACTTTGTTTCGCAAGAGTTTACAATAATCAGAAGATAGTTTTAATTTTTAACTTCACGGGCAAGGAATTATCAAAGACTATAACCCTGCCATCTAATATTAAGCTTGCCGGCAAAATAGTTAAAGGATCTGGGAAAATCTTGTCTTTAAAAAATGGAAAACTTGCTTTTTCAATAAAACCTTATTCATTTATCATCTTAAATTAA
- a CDS encoding spermine/spermidine synthase domain-containing protein, which produces MPFQNNVLIYLILATLPFVAGSYFFSIVFEQFGKISNKSYFADLIGSGFDSIIVLLLLNNLGIYRSVILICIISVIAWLLFTLQLKKKTLLGGIGVLILFMLALFIPNKYVNSIEQNFIGFITNKTKTLGTIAKSNQKAKIVYTKWNAFSRTDVIKVEGDNDEMIVTIDETANAPMYRFDGKKSSLSKYKDDIEYLPFSFGNNHKTLIIGPGGGRDILYALAGNSKQITGVEINTSSIDAVRHFKEFNGDIYNRPEVKIYGEDGRNFVRKSKEKYDVIFLALVMTNASQNIGYALSENYLFTVEALEDYMNHLTDNGKLAFLVHDKEDMSKLIATILRVLNKRGISIK; this is translated from the coding sequence TTGCCGTTTCAAAACAACGTATTGATTTATTTAATTCTGGCCACATTACCTTTTGTAGCAGGTAGTTACTTTTTCTCTATTGTATTTGAGCAGTTTGGAAAAATAAGCAACAAGTCATATTTTGCAGACCTCATAGGCTCAGGATTTGACAGCATAATTGTGTTGCTTCTACTTAACAATCTTGGAATATATCGGTCTGTAATTTTGATTTGTATTATTTCAGTAATAGCTTGGCTACTTTTTACTTTGCAGCTAAAAAAGAAAACTTTGCTTGGTGGTATTGGTGTATTGATTCTTTTCATGTTAGCGCTCTTTATTCCGAACAAGTACGTAAATTCAATTGAACAAAACTTTATTGGATTTATCACAAACAAAACAAAAACACTTGGCACTATTGCAAAATCAAACCAAAAAGCTAAGATTGTCTACACTAAATGGAATGCATTTTCACGAACAGATGTCATTAAAGTAGAAGGTGATAACGATGAAATGATAGTAACAATTGATGAAACAGCAAATGCACCTATGTATAGATTTGATGGTAAAAAAAGTAGCTTGAGCAAATATAAAGATGACATTGAATATCTGCCTTTTTCCTTTGGAAACAATCATAAAACGTTGATAATTGGGCCTGGCGGTGGAAGAGATATTTTGTATGCTTTAGCTGGAAATAGTAAACAAATAACTGGAGTTGAAATAAATACATCAAGTATTGACGCTGTAAGACACTTTAAAGAGTTCAATGGAGATATTTATAACAGACCAGAAGTAAAAATCTATGGTGAAGATGGCAGAAATTTTGTGAGAAAATCTAAGGAAAAATATGATGTGATATTCTTAGCACTGGTCATGACAAATGCATCCCAAAACATAGGTTATGCTCTTTCAGAAAACTACCTGTTTACAGTTGAAGCTCTTGAGGACTATATGAATCACTTAACAGATAATGGAAAACTCGCCTTTTTGGTTCACGACAAAGAGGATATGAGCAAACTGATAGCAACCATTTTGCGTGTACTGAATAAAAGAGGTATATCAATCAAATAA
- a CDS encoding cytochrome c biogenesis CcdA family protein produces MAYLLPFAAGLASFFSPCIVPMISVYFSAITGVSVRDLKDIEVHKRMRKFILINTFIFVSAFTLVFTMAVALGGSIGRWLSGYTTIMNKIGGAITIIMGLNLIGLLNLNFSFSNKYSADNIKTSSRYLTTFLIGLFFAIVCSHCIGPILYSILIYTTTTKSAFVGITIMLLFSLGLAIPYLLVGYYLPYAINAIKKAKKFQNAICAVAGATLIFLGIVMFLNKLQDLTAIFSRLLPYKLPFGM; encoded by the coding sequence GTGGCTTATTTACTACCTTTTGCAGCAGGCTTAGCATCTTTCTTTTCCCCCTGCATAGTACCTATGATAAGTGTATATTTTTCAGCTATCACAGGTGTTTCGGTTAGAGATTTGAAGGATATAGAAGTTCACAAAAGAATGAGAAAATTTATACTTATAAATACCTTTATATTTGTATCTGCCTTTACACTTGTTTTTACAATGGCAGTGGCTTTAGGTGGAAGTATTGGCAGGTGGCTAAGTGGTTATACCACGATAATGAATAAAATAGGTGGGGCAATAACTATAATAATGGGACTAAACCTAATTGGTCTGTTAAATTTGAACTTTTCGTTTTCGAACAAATACAGTGCAGATAACATTAAAACATCTTCAAGATATCTTACCACTTTTTTAATAGGGCTGTTTTTCGCTATAGTATGTTCCCATTGCATCGGGCCAATTTTATACTCCATATTGATATATACCACAACCACAAAAAGTGCCTTTGTAGGAATAACAATAATGCTATTATTTTCCTTGGGTCTTGCAATACCGTATTTGCTTGTTGGTTATTATCTACCTTACGCGATTAATGCCATAAAAAAAGCAAAGAAATTCCAAAATGCTATCTGTGCAGTTGCAGGAGCTACTCTCATTTTCCTTGGCATTGTGATGTTTTTAAACAAACTCCAAGACTTGACAGCAATTTTTAGCAGGCTACTACCTTATAAATTGCCGTTTGGAATGTAA